A genomic region of Rhodobium gokarnense contains the following coding sequences:
- the phnC gene encoding phosphonate ABC transporter ATP-binding protein, whose product MTAISVENLSKTFRRKPALKNVSLDISSGEMVALIGASGSGKSTLIRHIAGLERGDGDSGAITVGEHLVQDNGRLTRNAKAIRREIGVIFQQFNLVNRLSVMSNVLVGLLGNMPAWRGTLGLFTRSEKLTAMRALHRVGIPETALQRASTLSGGQQQRAAIARGLVQGASVMLADEPIASLDPASAKRVMETLSSINRADGMTVIVSLHQVEYARHFCQRTVALRDGEVAFDGASTALTNDFLREIYGEASEELVLPDAPVTTTDDADEESVSLVPAFAGA is encoded by the coding sequence GTGACTGCCATTTCGGTCGAAAACCTGTCCAAGACCTTTCGCCGCAAACCGGCCCTCAAGAACGTTTCCCTCGACATCTCCTCCGGCGAAATGGTGGCGCTGATCGGCGCCTCCGGCTCCGGCAAGTCGACCCTGATCCGCCACATTGCCGGCCTGGAACGCGGCGACGGCGACAGCGGCGCCATCACCGTCGGCGAGCACCTGGTGCAGGACAACGGCCGGCTGACCCGCAACGCCAAGGCGATCCGCCGCGAGATCGGCGTCATCTTCCAGCAGTTCAACCTCGTCAACCGGCTCTCGGTGATGAGCAACGTGCTGGTCGGGCTGCTCGGCAACATGCCGGCCTGGCGCGGCACGCTCGGCCTCTTCACCCGGTCGGAAAAGCTCACCGCCATGCGTGCCCTCCACCGGGTCGGCATCCCCGAGACCGCCCTGCAACGCGCCTCGACCCTTTCCGGCGGCCAGCAGCAGCGCGCGGCGATTGCCCGCGGCCTCGTCCAGGGCGCCAGCGTCATGCTCGCCGACGAGCCGATCGCCTCCCTCGATCCGGCCTCGGCCAAGCGCGTCATGGAGACCCTTTCCTCCATCAACCGGGCCGACGGCATGACCGTCATCGTCTCCCTGCACCAGGTCGAATATGCGCGCCATTTCTGCCAGCGCACGGTGGCCCTCAGGGACGGCGAGGTCGCCTTCGACGGCGCCTCCACGGCGCTCACAAACGACTTTCTGCGCGAGATCTATGGCGAGGCCAGCGAGGAACTCGTGCTCCCCGACGCTCCGGTTACGACCACGGACGATGCCGATGAGGAATCGGTGTCCCTGGTCCCGGCATTTGCCGGTGCGTAA
- the phnL gene encoding phosphonate C-P lyase system protein PhnL gives MPTRLCLNGVSKNFVMHLQGGAVLPVVAEVELAVAAGECVVLGGRSGIGKSSVLKMIYGNYRCEEGQILITDGDRIVNVATASPREILALRKETIGYVSQFLRAIPRVSARDIVAEPLIERGVDRDDAISRAEKMLARLNVPQKLWGLPPATFSGGEQQRVNIARGFIADFPILLLDEPTASLDAANRTVVVDLVKEKKASGAALLGIFHDADVRERIADRVIDMETFAAEKAA, from the coding sequence ATGCCGACCCGCCTCTGCCTCAACGGCGTTTCCAAGAACTTCGTCATGCACCTCCAGGGCGGCGCAGTGCTGCCGGTCGTCGCCGAGGTGGAACTGGCGGTTGCCGCCGGCGAATGCGTGGTGCTCGGCGGGCGCTCCGGCATCGGCAAGAGCTCGGTGCTGAAGATGATCTACGGCAACTACCGCTGCGAGGAGGGCCAGATCCTGATCACCGACGGCGACCGCATCGTCAATGTGGCGACCGCGAGCCCCCGCGAGATCCTCGCCCTCAGGAAGGAAACCATCGGCTATGTCAGCCAGTTCCTGCGCGCCATCCCACGGGTCTCGGCCCGCGACATCGTCGCCGAGCCGTTGATCGAGCGCGGCGTGGACCGCGACGACGCCATCTCCCGGGCCGAAAAAATGCTCGCCCGGCTCAACGTGCCCCAAAAACTCTGGGGCCTACCGCCGGCGACCTTTTCCGGCGGCGAGCAGCAGCGGGTGAACATCGCCCGCGGCTTTATCGCCGATTTCCCTATCCTGTTGCTCGACGAGCCGACCGCCTCGCTCGACGCCGCCAACCGCACGGTCGTCGTCGACCTGGTGAAGGAAAAGAAGGCCTCGGGGGCCGCCCTCCTCGGCATCTTCCACGATGCCGATGTGCGGGAGCGGATCGCCGACCGGGTGATCGACATGGAAACCTTTGCCGCGGAGAAAGCAGCATGA
- the phnK gene encoding phosphonate C-P lyase system protein PhnK: MTLPEFDDGAPLLRASGVTRYYGTRIGCTDVSFELWPGEVLAVVGESGSGKTTLLNCLSTRLVPTSGVVEYRMRDGAMRDLYQLGEAERRLLMRTDWGFVHQNPADGLRMTVSAGANVGERLMAVGARNYGAIRGEAESWLDKVEIDTGRIDDDPRGFSGGMRQRLQIARNLVTSPRLVFMDEPTGGLDVSVQARLLDLLRQLVAEFGLAVVVVTHDLAVARLLSHRMIVMRGGSVIETGLTDQVLDDPRAPYTQLLVSSILQV; encoded by the coding sequence ATGACCCTTCCCGAATTCGACGACGGCGCGCCGCTCCTGCGCGCCTCCGGCGTCACCCGCTATTACGGGACGCGCATCGGCTGCACGGACGTGTCCTTCGAGCTCTGGCCCGGCGAAGTGCTCGCCGTCGTCGGCGAGTCGGGCTCCGGCAAGACGACGCTGCTGAACTGCCTTTCCACCCGGCTGGTGCCGACCTCCGGCGTCGTCGAATACCGCATGCGCGACGGCGCCATGCGCGACCTCTATCAGCTCGGCGAGGCCGAACGGCGCCTCCTGATGCGCACCGACTGGGGTTTTGTTCACCAGAACCCGGCCGATGGCCTCAGGATGACCGTCTCGGCCGGCGCCAATGTCGGCGAGCGGCTGATGGCCGTCGGCGCCCGCAACTACGGCGCCATTCGCGGCGAAGCGGAAAGCTGGCTCGACAAGGTGGAGATCGACACCGGCCGCATCGACGACGACCCGCGCGGCTTTTCCGGCGGCATGCGCCAGCGCCTGCAGATCGCCCGCAACCTCGTCACCAGCCCGCGCCTCGTCTTCATGGACGAGCCGACCGGCGGTCTCGACGTCTCGGTCCAGGCCCGTCTCCTCGATCTCCTCCGCCAGCTCGTCGCCGAGTTCGGCCTTGCCGTCGTCGTCGTCACCCACGACCTCGCCGTCGCCCGGCTGCTCTCCCACCGCATGATCGTCATGCGCGGCGGTAGCGTGATCGAGACCGGCCTCACCGACCAGGTGCTCGACGACCCGCGCGCGCCCTACACCCAACTCCTCGTCTCCTCGATCCTGCAGGTCTGA
- the phnG gene encoding phosphonate C-P lyase system protein PhnG, producing MREHQTLDPQTAARKRAMGLFAAAERDALEAGLAGVGELPDWQILRAPEIGLVMVRGRTGGGGAPFNLGEVAVTRCAVTLHPDTVGTAYIMGRDKEKARLAALCDALWQRPDHREAVETAILQPIAEALAETDQKNTAETEATRVDFFTMVRGED from the coding sequence ATGAGAGAACACCAGACCCTCGATCCGCAAACGGCGGCGCGAAAGCGCGCCATGGGCCTCTTTGCCGCCGCGGAGCGCGACGCGCTCGAAGCCGGTCTTGCCGGGGTCGGCGAGTTGCCGGACTGGCAGATCCTGCGCGCACCGGAGATCGGCCTCGTCATGGTCCGCGGCCGCACCGGCGGCGGCGGCGCGCCATTCAACTTGGGCGAGGTCGCCGTCACCCGCTGCGCCGTGACGCTTCACCCCGATACAGTCGGCACCGCCTACATCATGGGCCGCGACAAGGAAAAGGCGCGGCTCGCGGCCCTCTGCGACGCCCTCTGGCAGCGCCCGGACCACCGCGAGGCGGTCGAGACCGCAATCCTTCAGCCCATCGCCGAAGCGCTCGCCGAAACGGATCAAAAAAACACGGCCGAGACCGAAGCGACGCGCGTCGACTTCTTCACGATGGTGCGGGGAGAGGACTGA
- a CDS encoding LbetaH domain-containing protein — translation MNEHVAPTRLSVAPLIAPDAELTDATIGRYTEIGARTKITHSSFGDYSYIMADGDVLYADVGKFCSIASFVRLNAPNHPTWRAAQHHFTYRSNEYWPDKDVDAEIYDWRRSRAVTVGNDVWIGHGATVLSKVTIGDGAVIGSGAVVTRDVPPYAIVGGVPAKPIGERFSKPVADRLMALAWWDWDHDRLADALDDFRHLSIDAFLEKYDS, via the coding sequence ATGAACGAGCACGTCGCCCCGACCCGCCTGTCCGTCGCCCCGCTGATCGCCCCCGACGCCGAACTCACCGACGCCACGATCGGCCGCTATACGGAGATCGGCGCGCGCACCAAGATCACCCATTCCAGCTTCGGCGACTACAGCTACATCATGGCCGACGGCGACGTCCTTTACGCCGATGTCGGCAAGTTCTGCTCCATCGCCTCCTTCGTGCGCCTCAACGCGCCGAACCACCCGACCTGGCGCGCCGCCCAGCACCACTTCACCTACCGGTCCAACGAATACTGGCCGGACAAGGACGTCGACGCCGAGATCTACGACTGGCGCCGCAGCCGCGCCGTCACCGTCGGCAACGACGTGTGGATCGGCCATGGCGCGACGGTGCTCTCAAAGGTGACCATAGGCGACGGCGCGGTGATCGGCTCCGGCGCCGTCGTCACCAGGGACGTTCCGCCTTACGCCATCGTCGGCGGTGTGCCCGCAAAGCCGATCGGCGAACGGTTTTCCAAGCCGGTCGCCGACCGCCTCATGGCCCTTGCCTGGTGGGACTGGGACCACGACCGGCTCGCCGACGCACTGGATGATTTCCGGCATCTTTCCATCGACGCCTTCCTGGAAAAATATGACAGCTAA
- a CDS encoding YqaA family protein has translation MLRRLYDWTLSLAAGPQAPRGLAVVSFVESSVFPIPPDVLLIPMVLAERRKAWWFATICTIASVLGGLLGYLIGAVLFEEVARPILDLYGYADKFDAFSARYNSWGPWIVFIAGVTPFPFKVITIASGATGLNLAVFVLASVVARGLRFFIVAGLLYWLGPPIRAFIERRLGLVFTVFVVLLVGGFVLAKYAV, from the coding sequence ATGCTTCGACGCCTCTACGACTGGACGCTTTCCCTTGCCGCCGGCCCGCAGGCGCCGCGCGGGCTTGCCGTCGTCTCCTTCGTGGAGAGTTCCGTCTTTCCGATCCCGCCGGACGTGCTCCTCATCCCGATGGTGCTGGCCGAGCGCAGGAAGGCCTGGTGGTTCGCGACGATCTGCACCATCGCCTCGGTGCTCGGCGGTCTCCTCGGCTATCTCATCGGCGCCGTGCTGTTCGAAGAGGTGGCGCGGCCGATCCTCGACCTTTACGGCTATGCCGACAAGTTCGACGCCTTCAGCGCCCGCTACAATTCCTGGGGCCCCTGGATCGTCTTCATCGCCGGGGTAACGCCCTTTCCGTTCAAGGTGATCACCATCGCCTCGGGCGCCACGGGGCTCAATCTCGCCGTCTTCGTCCTTGCCAGCGTGGTGGCCCGCGGGCTTCGGTTCTTCATCGTCGCCGGGCTCCTCTACTGGCTCGGCCCGCCGATCCGCGCCTTCATCGAGCGCCGCCTCGGCCTTGTTTTCACCGTTTTCGTCGTCTTGCTGGTCGGCGGCTTCGTGCTTGCCAAATATGCCGTTTGA
- the phnH gene encoding phosphonate C-P lyase system protein PhnH, with protein sequence MAVAAIAAGFADPVFDAQKAFRTVMDAMAHPGRVYELETALAPPAPLSPVAAAVLLTLADFETTLWLGETLAKTTAVADWLRFHTGTVLTDDPGEATFAAIADPMRLPPLGAFAQGTLDYPDRSTTLILQVESLDPSAGPTLSGPGIDGSTNLLPAPLPEAFWLEARRNADLFPRGIDVLFAAPGRIAALPRSTRIAEGD encoded by the coding sequence ATGGCCGTTGCCGCAATCGCCGCGGGCTTTGCCGATCCCGTCTTCGACGCCCAGAAGGCGTTCCGCACCGTGATGGACGCCATGGCCCATCCGGGTCGGGTCTATGAGCTTGAAACGGCACTTGCGCCGCCCGCGCCGCTGTCGCCGGTCGCCGCTGCCGTCCTCCTCACCCTTGCCGATTTCGAGACGACGCTCTGGCTCGGCGAGACGCTGGCAAAAACCACCGCCGTCGCCGACTGGCTGCGCTTCCATACAGGAACGGTGCTGACGGACGATCCCGGCGAGGCGACCTTCGCCGCAATCGCCGACCCGATGCGCCTGCCGCCGCTCGGAGCGTTCGCCCAAGGCACCCTCGACTATCCGGACCGCTCCACGACCCTGATCCTGCAGGTGGAAAGCCTCGACCCAAGCGCCGGCCCAACGCTGTCCGGCCCCGGCATCGACGGCAGCACAAACCTCCTGCCGGCACCGCTGCCCGAGGCCTTCTGGCTCGAAGCGCGGCGCAACGCCGATCTCTTCCCGCGCGGCATCGATGTCCTGTTCGCAGCGCCCGGAAGGATCGCCGCGCTGCCCCGCTCCACCCGCATCGCCGAAGGAGACTGA
- a CDS encoding DUF1045 domain-containing protein, giving the protein MRYAIYYTPDRDDLLAGLGARWLGRDLFTGHTMQQALAGDIDPERLEVVTRDPRRYGFHATLKPPFRLKAGVAPAELAARFEAFAKTHAPVPLTGLVVARIGGFLALVPATPSKELERLAAAAVEAFDDLRAPPSEEEIAKRRPESLTERQRDLLQRWGYPYVFEEFRFHMTLTGKLDDAVEAETLAAAARNFFAPVIEKPISLSTVALCVESAPATPFLAERLSPLQAATDVDA; this is encoded by the coding sequence ATGCGATACGCGATCTACTACACGCCGGACCGGGACGACCTGCTGGCCGGCCTCGGCGCGCGCTGGCTCGGCCGCGACCTCTTCACCGGCCACACAATGCAGCAGGCGCTTGCCGGCGACATCGACCCGGAGCGGCTGGAAGTCGTCACCCGTGACCCGCGCCGCTACGGCTTCCACGCCACCCTGAAACCGCCCTTCCGCCTGAAGGCCGGCGTCGCGCCGGCCGAACTTGCCGCCCGCTTCGAGGCCTTTGCGAAAACCCACGCGCCGGTGCCGCTCACCGGCCTCGTCGTCGCCCGCATCGGCGGCTTTCTGGCGCTGGTCCCGGCAACGCCGTCAAAGGAGCTGGAGCGCCTCGCGGCCGCGGCCGTGGAGGCCTTCGACGATTTGCGCGCCCCGCCGAGCGAGGAAGAAATCGCAAAGCGCCGGCCGGAATCCCTGACGGAACGCCAGCGCGACTTGCTTCAGCGCTGGGGATACCCTTACGTTTTCGAGGAATTCCGATTCCACATGACCCTCACCGGCAAGCTCGACGACGCCGTCGAGGCGGAAACCCTCGCCGCCGCGGCGCGAAACTTTTTCGCCCCGGTCATCGAGAAGCCCATTTCGCTTTCTACGGTCGCGCTCTGCGTTGAGAGTGCGCCCGCAACACCCTTCCTGGCGGAGCGCCTCAGCCCCCTTCAGGCCGCGACCGACGTCGACGCCTGA
- a CDS encoding carbon-phosphorus lyase complex subunit PhnI, which translates to MYVAVKGGEKAIANAHRLLADKRRGDRSVPAMTVEQIVEQLALAVDRVMAEGSLYDKELAALAIKQARGDLIEAIFLVRAFRTTLPRFGHSEPLDTGAMHIRRRISATFKDLPGGQLLGPTFDYTHRLIDFALAAEGETPEPVSAEPRGDAAPRVTDLLNAEGLLEVDEDGDGEVGDLTREPIDFPAGRDVRLQALARGDEGFLLALGYSTQRGYARTHPFAGEIRMGEVEVELYVEELGFAVTLGRLTVTECQMITQFTGSAKVPPQFSRGYGLAFGHAERKSMAMALVDRALRFEEFGEELTAPAQDQEFVLSHSDNVQATGFTEHLKLPHYVDFQAELELIRRMRREIAERAEKAASVADETRTEEAAE; encoded by the coding sequence ATGTATGTCGCGGTCAAAGGCGGCGAAAAGGCCATCGCCAACGCCCATCGCCTTCTCGCCGACAAGCGGCGCGGGGACCGGTCGGTGCCGGCGATGACGGTGGAGCAGATCGTCGAGCAGCTTGCGCTCGCCGTCGACCGGGTGATGGCGGAAGGCTCGCTCTACGACAAGGAGCTGGCGGCGCTCGCCATTAAGCAGGCCAGAGGCGACCTCATCGAGGCGATTTTTCTTGTCCGCGCGTTCAGAACCACCCTGCCTCGCTTCGGCCATTCCGAGCCGCTCGATACCGGTGCCATGCACATCCGCCGGCGCATTTCGGCGACCTTCAAGGATCTGCCCGGCGGCCAGCTTCTCGGCCCCACCTTCGACTACACCCACCGCCTGATCGATTTCGCGCTCGCCGCGGAGGGCGAGACGCCCGAACCCGTCAGCGCGGAACCGCGCGGCGATGCCGCCCCGCGCGTCACCGACCTTCTCAATGCCGAAGGCCTCCTGGAGGTCGACGAGGACGGCGACGGCGAGGTCGGCGACCTCACCCGCGAGCCCATCGACTTTCCGGCCGGCCGCGACGTCCGCCTGCAGGCGCTCGCCCGCGGCGACGAGGGGTTTTTGCTGGCGCTCGGCTATTCCACCCAGCGCGGCTATGCCCGCACCCACCCCTTTGCCGGCGAGATCCGCATGGGCGAGGTCGAGGTAGAGCTTTACGTGGAAGAACTCGGCTTTGCGGTCACCCTCGGCCGCCTCACCGTCACCGAATGCCAGATGATCACCCAGTTCACCGGTTCCGCCAAGGTGCCGCCGCAGTTCTCCCGCGGCTACGGCCTTGCCTTCGGCCATGCGGAGCGGAAGTCGATGGCGATGGCGCTGGTCGACAGAGCGCTGCGCTTCGAGGAGTTCGGCGAGGAACTGACCGCGCCGGCCCAGGACCAGGAATTCGTCCTCTCCCATTCCGACAACGTCCAGGCGACCGGCTTCACCGAACACCTGAAGCTGCCCCATTACGTCGACTTCCAGGCCGAACTGGAACTGATCCGCCGCATGCGCCGGGAGATCGCCGAACGGGCGGAAAAGGCGGCCAGCGTCGCCGACGAGACGCGCACCGAGGAGGCCGCCGAATGA
- a CDS encoding alpha-D-ribose 1-methylphosphonate 5-phosphate C-P-lyase PhnJ gives MTTEQSETWSYNFAYLDEQTKRMIRRAILKAIAIPGYQVPFASREMPMPYGWGTGGVQVTASILGPDDVLKVIDQGSDDTTNAVAIRGFFEKTAGVATTTATEKASVIQTRHRIPETPLSETQVLVYQVPIPEPMRYLEPRETETRKMHALEEYGLMHVKLYEDIARHGHIATTYAYPVKVSGRYVMDPSPTPKFDNPKMDRSPALQLFGAGREKRIYAVPPYTEVTSLDFEDHPFAVQTFEEPCALCGAEGVFLDEVVLDDKGGRMFACSDTNHCEERRAAGHRGRLAGDPTKAESAGEGERP, from the coding sequence ATGACCACGGAGCAGTCCGAGACCTGGTCCTACAACTTCGCCTATCTCGACGAGCAGACCAAGCGGATGATCCGCCGGGCGATCCTGAAGGCCATTGCCATTCCCGGCTACCAGGTGCCCTTCGCCAGCCGCGAGATGCCGATGCCCTATGGCTGGGGCACCGGCGGCGTGCAGGTGACCGCCTCGATCCTCGGCCCGGACGACGTCCTGAAAGTCATCGACCAGGGCTCCGACGACACGACCAACGCCGTCGCCATCCGCGGCTTCTTCGAAAAGACGGCGGGCGTCGCGACGACCACGGCAACGGAGAAAGCGAGCGTCATCCAGACCCGCCACCGCATCCCGGAAACGCCGCTGTCGGAGACCCAGGTGCTCGTCTACCAGGTGCCGATCCCCGAACCGATGCGCTACCTGGAGCCGCGCGAGACGGAAACCCGCAAGATGCATGCGCTGGAAGAATACGGCCTCATGCACGTCAAGCTCTACGAGGACATCGCGCGCCACGGCCACATCGCCACCACCTACGCCTATCCGGTGAAGGTCTCCGGCCGCTACGTCATGGACCCCTCGCCGACGCCGAAATTCGACAATCCGAAGATGGACCGTTCGCCGGCCCTGCAGCTCTTCGGCGCCGGCCGCGAAAAGCGCATCTATGCCGTCCCGCCCTACACTGAGGTGACGAGCCTCGACTTCGAGGACCATCCGTTCGCCGTCCAGACATTCGAGGAGCCCTGCGCGCTCTGCGGCGCCGAGGGCGTCTTCCTCGACGAGGTCGTGCTCGACGACAAGGGCGGGCGGATGTTCGCCTGCTCCGACACAAACCATTGCGAGGAGCGCCGCGCCGCCGGTCACAGGGGCCGGCTTGCCGGCGACCCGACCAAGGCGGAAAGCGCGGGCGAAGGAGAGCGGCCATGA
- the phnF gene encoding phosphonate metabolism transcriptional regulator PhnF, which translates to MSETLGRMDRGAGVALWRQIAERLRADIAAGVYPHNARLPSEAELAARFRVNRHTVRRAIGALSEENILRADRGRGTFVAARPIDYPIGRRTRFSEIVSRQNRQPGGRLVTSSEEGADILVAEKLGIAPGSRVIRLETLSAVDGVPLTRATSWFPAERFAGLVAAYAETGSITKALARHGVADYTRLETRISARIAGADDAEHLSLPPGAVVVVSEAVNVDAEGTPIQFARSRFAGDRVQIVVES; encoded by the coding sequence GTGAGCGAGACGCTTGGCCGGATGGACCGCGGCGCCGGGGTGGCGCTGTGGCGACAGATCGCGGAGCGCCTGCGCGCCGACATTGCGGCCGGCGTCTATCCGCACAATGCGCGCCTGCCGAGCGAGGCCGAGCTTGCCGCCCGTTTCCGGGTCAACCGGCACACGGTGCGCCGGGCGATCGGGGCATTGTCGGAGGAAAATATCCTCAGGGCCGACCGCGGTCGCGGCACCTTCGTTGCCGCGCGTCCCATCGACTATCCGATCGGCCGGCGGACGCGGTTTTCCGAGATCGTCTCGCGCCAGAATCGCCAGCCGGGCGGCCGGCTCGTCACCTCAAGCGAGGAAGGCGCGGACATCCTCGTTGCCGAAAAGCTCGGGATAGCGCCGGGATCGCGGGTCATCCGGCTGGAGACGCTGAGCGCCGTCGACGGCGTGCCGCTGACGCGGGCAACGAGCTGGTTTCCGGCCGAGCGGTTTGCCGGCCTTGTTGCCGCCTATGCCGAGACCGGCTCGATCACCAAGGCGCTGGCCCGGCACGGCGTTGCCGACTACACGCGCCTGGAGACGCGCATTTCGGCGCGCATCGCCGGTGCGGACGACGCGGAGCACCTGTCCCTGCCGCCGGGCGCGGTGGTTGTGGTGTCGGAAGCCGTCAACGTCGATGCGGAGGGGACCCCCATCCAGTTCGCCCGCTCGCGGTTTGCCGGCGACCGGGTGCAGATCGTGGTCGAGAGCTAA
- the phnD gene encoding phosphonate ABC transporter substrate-binding protein translates to MNAVVKGIAALALSATLVGSAAAETKELNFGIISTESTQNLKSTWVPFLEAMEDAVGMKVNPFFASDYAGVIEGMRFDKVDVAWFGNKSAMEAVDRSGGEVFAQTVDGDGNPGYWSLILVNKDAPFNKLEDILKCDGSLNFGIGDPNSTSGFLVPTTFIFAKNGIDPKKCFKTVRNANHETNALAVANKQVDAATNNTENLRRLETTNPEARANIKVIWQSPLIPSDPLVWRKDLDEPVKDKVYKFIMSYGRIGTPEEVAKARKVLAGLEWAPFKPSSDAQLYPIRVLAVSKDMAKIENDDKLSADEKKAKLTELAAEKKKWEDLMAEVPQM, encoded by the coding sequence ATGAACGCTGTCGTCAAGGGAATTGCGGCGCTCGCCCTTTCCGCGACCCTCGTCGGCTCGGCCGCCGCCGAGACCAAGGAACTCAACTTCGGCATCATCTCCACCGAATCCACCCAGAACCTGAAGTCCACCTGGGTGCCCTTCCTGGAGGCCATGGAAGACGCCGTCGGCATGAAGGTGAATCCGTTCTTCGCCTCCGACTATGCCGGCGTCATCGAAGGCATGCGCTTCGACAAGGTGGACGTTGCCTGGTTCGGCAACAAGTCGGCCATGGAAGCGGTCGACCGCTCCGGCGGCGAGGTCTTCGCCCAGACCGTCGACGGCGACGGCAACCCGGGCTACTGGTCGCTGATCCTCGTCAACAAGGATGCCCCGTTCAACAAGCTGGAAGACATCCTGAAGTGCGACGGCTCGCTGAACTTCGGCATCGGCGATCCGAACTCCACCTCCGGCTTCCTGGTCCCGACGACCTTCATCTTTGCCAAGAACGGCATCGATCCGAAGAAGTGCTTCAAGACCGTGCGCAACGCCAACCATGAGACCAACGCTCTCGCCGTTGCCAACAAGCAGGTCGACGCCGCCACCAACAACACCGAAAACCTGCGTCGCCTGGAGACCACCAATCCGGAAGCCCGCGCCAACATCAAGGTGATCTGGCAGTCGCCGCTGATCCCGTCCGATCCGCTGGTCTGGCGCAAGGACCTCGACGAGCCGGTCAAGGACAAGGTCTACAAGTTCATCATGAGCTATGGCCGCATCGGCACCCCGGAAGAGGTCGCCAAGGCCCGCAAGGTCCTCGCCGGCCTGGAATGGGCGCCGTTCAAGCCGTCCTCCGACGCCCAGCTCTACCCGATCCGCGTCCTCGCCGTCTCCAAGGACATGGCCAAAATCGAGAACGACGACAAGCTGTCGGCCGATGAGAAGAAGGCCAAGCTCACCGAGCTCGCCGCCGAGAAGAAGAAGTGGGAAGACCTGATGGCCGAAGTGCCGCAGATGTAA
- the phnE gene encoding phosphonate ABC transporter, permease protein PhnE, which yields MTDTTIRPGRPGAPLEPITVPKEELSRRLYRWGMWALVLGALAWSFYPAEVYRAVNLYTDAANMGQYAKGFLNPNFHEWELYVSEMILTVQIAVWGTVLAVIFGIPFAILSSNNIAPVWIVQPVRRLMDAARAINELVFAVLFVVAVGLGPFAGVMALFVHNMGIIAKLFSEAVESIDPRPVEGIRATGATKLQEIVFGVVPQVLPLWISFSLYRFETNVRQATVLGIVGAGGIGQVLFESIRGFYYAETAAIIIIVIVTVSIVDILSQQLRRLVI from the coding sequence ATGACCGACACGACCATCCGACCGGGCCGACCCGGCGCACCCCTTGAGCCGATCACCGTTCCGAAGGAAGAGCTCTCGCGCCGGCTCTATCGCTGGGGCATGTGGGCGCTGGTCCTCGGCGCGCTGGCCTGGAGCTTCTATCCCGCCGAGGTCTACCGCGCCGTCAACCTCTACACCGACGCCGCCAATATGGGGCAATACGCCAAGGGCTTCCTCAATCCCAACTTCCACGAATGGGAGCTCTATGTCAGCGAGATGATCCTCACCGTCCAGATCGCGGTCTGGGGCACGGTGCTCGCCGTCATCTTCGGCATTCCCTTCGCCATCCTGTCGTCGAACAACATCGCGCCGGTCTGGATCGTCCAGCCGGTGCGCCGGCTGATGGACGCCGCCCGCGCCATCAACGAGCTGGTCTTTGCCGTCCTTTTCGTCGTCGCCGTCGGCCTCGGCCCCTTCGCCGGCGTCATGGCGCTCTTCGTCCACAACATGGGCATCATCGCCAAGCTGTTTTCCGAAGCGGTGGAATCGATCGACCCGCGGCCGGTAGAGGGCATCCGCGCCACCGGCGCCACCAAGCTGCAGGAGATCGTCTTCGGCGTCGTGCCGCAAGTGCTGCCGCTCTGGATCTCGTTCTCGCTCTATCGCTTCGAGACCAATGTGCGCCAGGCGACCGTGCTGGGCATCGTCGGCGCCGGCGGCATCGGCCAGGTGCTGTTCGAATCCATCCGCGGCTTCTATTACGCGGAAACGGCGGCCATCATCATCATCGTCATCGTCACCGTCTCGATCGTCGATATACTGTCGCAACAATTGCGCAGGCTCGTCATCTGA